In the Deferribacterota bacterium genome, one interval contains:
- a CDS encoding flagellar protein FlgN, translated as MMDNVDNLIEVLKSEKKLYKELGELLALEINLLVNWKVDDIISINKKKENIFYKEKILEEARIGFVKKLTGDQDHIKYTYENIASFISGEEKKKYFRELCNDILNIVRKIEDNNSKIKILYKNNIKIIDEFFNKVVKGRTKTYSANKKIDANSISIIRKSV; from the coding sequence ATGATGGACAATGTGGATAATCTAATTGAGGTTCTTAAATCAGAAAAAAAGCTATATAAAGAGCTAGGGGAATTATTGGCTTTAGAGATTAACTTGTTAGTAAATTGGAAGGTTGATGATATAATATCAATTAATAAGAAAAAAGAGAATATATTTTATAAAGAAAAAATCTTAGAAGAGGCAAGGATAGGATTTGTGAAAAAATTAACAGGTGATCAAGATCATATAAAATATACATATGAAAATATAGCTAGTTTCATTAGTGGTGAAGAGAAAAAGAAATATTTTAGAGAGCTATGTAATGATATATTAAATATAGTAAGAAAAATAGAGGATAATAATTCCAAAATTAAAATACTATATAAAAACAATATTAAAATAATAGATGAGTTCTTTAACAAGGTAGTTAAAGGTAGGACTAAAACATATTCAGCAAACAAAAAGATTGATGCTAATAGTATATCTATTATAAGAAAGAGTGTTTAA